GAGAGATACGATGCTTACGGCCTGGACACGGTGAAAACGATACTCGGAAAAGTTCCCGAAGTTTGAGAGCGGCAATCTGACTCAGACCAGACCTCGGTCTGCCAGTTCATCCTTTACGTACGCGTAATAGATCGGGGCTGCGATGAGGCCGGAAATCCCGAAGGCCGCTTCCATCACGAGCATCGCCAACAGAAGTTCCCACGCGCGTGCGGAGATCTTGGCGCCCACGATTCGCGCGTTCAGGAAATACTCGAGCTTATGGATGACCGCGAGAAAGACAAGAGAGGCGACGGTCACATCGAGCGAGTGGCTCAGGCTGACGACGACGATTACCGTGTTCGAGATCAGGTTGCCGATGATCGGCATCAAGCCCGCAATGAAGGTGATAATCACCATGGTCTTGATGAGCGGCAGGTGAATGCCGAGTGCGGGCAGCGCAACAGCGAGATAGAGTAACGAGAAGAGGGTATTCAATGCCGAGATGCGCACTTGTGCGAAGACGATAGCGCGGAAGGCATGACTCAGGCGCGCCGCACGATCTTCCAGCGCTCGTGCGAGAGGACGACCGTTTTTTGCGGTAGTCACCTCCCGCAGAGAGATGAGGGCACCGATTACCATGCCGACAAGGATGTGCGCGGCCATGCGGCCCGCCTCTTTGCCCGCGACCTGCACCTCACCCGCGTGCCTGTGCAGCCAGCCAACCGACCAGTTCTTTACACCCTCAGCATCATTAGGCAGGGATTCGATGAGCCAGGCGGGGAGTTTTTCTCGTGAACCCTCAATGATCTCGGCCATTCTTTGGAAGAGCGCCGGTATGCTCCCTGAATCGCTGCGGAAGAATGCTATTAGGGCCCAGATCGAGAAGCCGAGCGTCACGATGACGGCTACCGTAAGCAACGTAACCACGACCATTCTGGCGCGATCGCCACTCAGTCTCGTAAGACGGAGATGAGGAGAGAGGAGATGCACCAGTTCGTGCACGAGCAGTCCGGCGAGCAGAGCAGGGAGAAGGCGGAGATTGAGCACGAACAGCAGCGCCGCTCCCATAATCAGCCATGAGGCTATGTCATAGCCAGTTACATTCGATCTTTTCGTATTCATCTCCCGTCCCAGTTCCGGTAGTCAGAGGAGCAGGTTCTTCGGAATGCTGATACTCCCAAAAGGAGCGATTAGGTACTCTCCCTGCAGACGGAAGGGGAACCATGTCAATTGCGCGTCCGGCAAGGGCAGACTATCCGAGCGGTCAGCCCTGAATTCGTTGAGGCTCTTTGATGTCAAGACCGATTCAGTAAACCGGGCCAGAAGCTCTGCGTCTTCCCTGTCATAGTAACACCCAGAAAGATCGAGACCCCTGGGCTCCATAGTCGAAAAGGCGGGCTGGAGTCTCGATATCCTCAGCGCGATATCGAGAAGGACCTTCAGCCTCCGGTACCTGAAGGCGGGCACGAAGAAACGGAACGATTGACCGTTGTCTTCAGCATGGGTGAGGATCCAGAAAGGCAGATATGTGGTCCGGCCTTTCGCGCCCGGGTCTGTCACCTGCGCAACCTGATAGGAGATTTCGCGGAGGTCGCTTCCCAGGAGGTGCCACGCCCGGCTGCAGGTCCGGCAGGAAAGAATACTATCGTCAGGTCTCACCGGAAAATCCCATCCGCAATTAGGGCAGGTGAGGGGACGAAAACCGATGACCTTCGTTTCATCAGTGAAGCTGCGGTCGAAAGTCTCATAAAGTGAAGCGGGGGCATCTGTTTTCACGACCGACTGGGAGACCGCATCGATAATCGTCACCATAACCTCTTTCCGGCATTCCATCTCTATGACCCAGAAGGGGAAATAAATAATCGAGAGGACCCTGCCGATGACCTTGCGGCAGAGGAGGGACGGGTTGATGGCTGTCTTCATGCCGAGGGTTTCGGCTGCATCAGGGCGGACGGAAGGGTTGACGATCTTTCCCAAGGGACTCACCACCTCTTTCCTGAAGAGTTCGAGTCTGAGCACAGCCGGCCTGACGCCTAGGGAATATATGCCGAGCCCCTGAAGGTCGCATGCGACGAAATTCTTTTCGATATACCGGTCATTCAAGATAACTTCGCCGTTTTCGTAGAGCGTACCCGTTGCCGAATGATCAGGGTTCGTTTTCCCGATATCTGTTTTGGGAGGCGGGGCTTCTTCGGATGTCCTACCGAAAAGGAGATTCATCAAATCGCCTGCCGCTTCGCGGAGTGAAGGGCCGGCTTCGAATAAGGGCATGTTCTGGCATTTCGTTAACCACTGATAGCCACTCTCTCCGCTGCCGGATTCGTCGTAGTCCTCCTTCCTTTCGGGTGTCGAAGGACTTTTCTCCCAGCCGAAGTCCTGTCCGGTCATGCGGTAATAGGGTATGAAGTAGAGCTGTGCCTTCAGACCGCGGAATTCGCTATACCCCCTATTCCTCTGCGCCTTCGTCGCCTTTGCAACAGCGAGGTGCTCATCTAGCTTCGGCGCAACGAAGTAGCTCAGTACCTGTTTCCTGCCGGTAACGAGCAGGTTCGAGCGACAGTGCTGACATTGCACCGCATTTGACCCTTCGGAAAAATCGAGCGGTGCACCGCAGGAGGGGCATTCTGTCGAAACGACCAGACTATTCATTATAGACGGTCCTCTTCAGCACCAAAGGCCATAGGTGATATCCTTGACCCTTATTCTTCAGAGACCTTTTCGCCGCAGGCAAAACAGAATCTGGTCCCGGGGGGGAGCTTTGTCTTACAGTGCTTGCACAGTAGATCCGTCGTAAGATCGAGCCCGCAGGATGGACAGAATTTGTCCCCCGCCGCAAGGTCCTTCGCGCACCGGGGACATCTCCTGATAACGACCATCTGGTTTCCGCAGTGGGGACAGAAACGGCCGCTCAGGGGAACCTCACCATGACAGGTCGGACAGTTGACTACCCCTTTTTCGACGATCTTCTCCGGTGTCGCTTCACCGTTTCCCAT
Above is a window of Thermodesulfovibrionales bacterium DNA encoding:
- a CDS encoding AI-2E family transporter; this translates as MNTKRSNVTGYDIASWLIMGAALLFVLNLRLLPALLAGLLVHELVHLLSPHLRLTRLSGDRARMVVVTLLTVAVIVTLGFSIWALIAFFRSDSGSIPALFQRMAEIIEGSREKLPAWLIESLPNDAEGVKNWSVGWLHRHAGEVQVAGKEAGRMAAHILVGMVIGALISLREVTTAKNGRPLARALEDRAARLSHAFRAIVFAQVRISALNTLFSLLYLAVALPALGIHLPLIKTMVIITFIAGLMPIIGNLISNTVIVVVSLSHSLDVTVASLVFLAVIHKLEYFLNARIVGAKISARAWELLLAMLVMEAAFGISGLIAAPIYYAYVKDELADRGLV